In one Mucilaginibacter sp. PAMB04168 genomic region, the following are encoded:
- a CDS encoding galactose oxidase produces MYRAIFYRIFGALFFISSATNAFGQSDGLTFASHEVVQEKRTFVDLGSEKGLNFSKSFELEFEISFLPNRETYFGYILRVIEGDTQNVDLVYNAEMPNNHFNVITGEKLSSIIFDIEKRKLFNSWNKIRIRFDFEKRQILLHDGSKWYVEKRLPFKKASTYKVLLGGSLFKQFQTTDVPPMKIRNVKIFEAGALKYNWRLNEEKGSIVHEDMSQNNGRVENPLWAAALHRNWRAVQSFTVQGMASTAFNPQKETLYIVGSDSLYSLSVSDEKWINTNYSTGPITLNMGNYSICNPSSNSLYNFYKDQRFISSYDFTSRKWTKESPKAPSTNSWHVNKSLSASDSSLYLFAGYGHLLYKNEVQKYRFGSQKWEDVKTRGDFFTPRYLSALGANRSGDTIYILGGFGNSSGKQILNPKNMYDLMRFTVKDHTFKKLYDLKANAEDFAFANSLVINNNQKSYYALTFPAHKYQSKLQLIKGSLTSPNYKLVGDPIPYTFHDTHSYADLYYCPSTKKFVAVTLLRLNANQTRVNVFTLLGPPYAINNNANVKNTKRNYWLVGGILLISVIGGCSYFFMNKRKETSDLPSISKVSSPPVVDREVIPVPETPDVTVISPETRLSSQGMHHKSVVFLFGDLQVFDKDGNNISKSFTPLIKELFLVILLYSLRWGRGLSSDKLNEILWYDKSVKSARNNRSVNMAKLKVLLDKIGHCQLSKETGGWIIDYDMNQTYVDYGNYLQIIKDKKELTVEKIKLLSDITRRGNFLSNIEYEWLDPFKSEISNEVIDCYLQFLHAPNRNYEPELMIEIANYIFYFDPVNEEAMIIKCRALSALGKHSLALNTFENFTKEYKNIYGEVFKKDFHAVTSDI; encoded by the coding sequence ATGTACAGAGCTATTTTTTATAGAATTTTTGGAGCTTTATTTTTTATCTCCTCGGCAACAAATGCTTTTGGGCAGTCCGACGGGCTGACCTTTGCAAGTCATGAGGTAGTACAAGAAAAGAGGACATTCGTTGACCTGGGTTCAGAGAAAGGGTTAAATTTTTCGAAAAGTTTTGAATTAGAATTCGAGATATCATTTTTGCCAAACAGAGAAACATACTTCGGATATATTCTAAGGGTTATTGAAGGCGATACGCAAAATGTAGATCTTGTTTATAACGCGGAGATGCCAAACAATCACTTCAATGTGATCACAGGGGAAAAACTTTCTTCAATAATATTCGACATTGAAAAACGGAAATTATTCAATAGTTGGAATAAAATCCGGATCAGATTTGATTTTGAGAAGCGGCAAATTTTACTTCACGACGGCTCAAAATGGTACGTCGAAAAAAGACTGCCATTTAAAAAGGCCTCAACATATAAAGTACTGTTAGGAGGAAGCCTTTTCAAACAGTTTCAAACTACGGATGTGCCTCCGATGAAAATAAGAAATGTAAAGATATTTGAAGCAGGCGCATTGAAATATAATTGGAGATTGAATGAGGAAAAGGGTTCCATCGTACATGAAGACATGTCTCAAAATAATGGTCGCGTAGAAAATCCATTATGGGCAGCAGCTTTACACCGTAACTGGAGGGCAGTACAAAGCTTTACCGTACAGGGTATGGCAAGTACAGCATTCAACCCCCAGAAAGAAACGCTGTACATAGTCGGATCCGACTCCTTGTATTCCTTAAGTGTAAGTGACGAAAAATGGATAAATACGAATTATTCCACTGGTCCAATTACGCTGAATATGGGTAATTACTCTATTTGCAATCCGTCCAGCAATAGTCTGTATAATTTTTATAAAGACCAGCGATTTATATCCAGTTATGATTTTACTTCGCGTAAGTGGACTAAGGAATCTCCCAAAGCTCCATCAACAAATAGCTGGCATGTGAACAAATCGCTGTCGGCTTCTGATTCGTCCTTATACCTGTTTGCCGGTTATGGACATCTGCTATACAAAAATGAAGTTCAGAAGTATCGTTTTGGTTCACAAAAATGGGAAGATGTCAAAACCCGGGGTGACTTCTTTACCCCACGTTACCTATCGGCCTTGGGTGCAAATCGGTCTGGCGATACCATTTATATTTTAGGCGGGTTTGGCAACAGCAGCGGCAAACAAATTTTGAATCCCAAGAATATGTATGATCTGATGCGCTTTACAGTTAAAGATCATACCTTCAAAAAACTGTACGACTTGAAGGCAAATGCGGAAGATTTTGCGTTCGCCAACTCACTGGTCATCAATAATAATCAAAAGTCTTATTATGCGCTCACATTTCCGGCGCATAAATATCAATCTAAATTACAGTTGATTAAAGGCTCGTTGACCAGCCCCAATTATAAGTTGGTTGGTGACCCCATACCTTATACTTTTCATGATACACATTCATACGCTGACCTGTATTACTGCCCATCGACCAAGAAGTTTGTAGCAGTGACCTTGCTCCGTCTTAACGCGAATCAGACCCGTGTAAATGTATTTACCTTGTTAGGTCCGCCGTATGCCATAAACAACAATGCAAATGTGAAAAACACGAAGCGGAACTACTGGTTGGTTGGCGGAATTTTGTTGATCTCTGTAATTGGCGGCTGTTCATACTTTTTCATGAATAAACGCAAGGAAACATCTGACTTGCCTTCCATCAGCAAGGTATCATCGCCACCAGTGGTTGATAGAGAGGTAATACCAGTTCCTGAGACTCCTGATGTAACGGTTATATCACCCGAAACCCGCCTGAGCAGTCAGGGAATGCATCATAAAAGTGTCGTGTTCCTTTTCGGTGACCTGCAGGTATTTGATAAAGATGGCAACAATATCAGTAAATCGTTTACACCGCTGATAAAAGAACTATTCTTGGTCATTCTGCTCTATTCTCTTCGCTGGGGGAGGGGGCTGAGTTCTGATAAGCTCAATGAGATTTTATGGTATGATAAATCTGTAAAAAGTGCCCGGAACAATCGGTCCGTTAACATGGCAAAGTTGAAAGTACTACTCGATAAGATAGGCCATTGTCAGTTGTCAAAGGAAACCGGCGGATGGATAATTGATTACGATATGAATCAAACTTATGTCGATTATGGTAACTATTTACAGATCATCAAGGACAAGAAGGAGCTAACCGTCGAAAAAATTAAATTGCTCTCGGATATAACACGACGCGGAAACTTTTTATCTAATATTGAGTATGAGTGGCTGGACCCGTTTAAGTCTGAAATATCTAATGAAGTTATCGACTGCTATCTTCAATTCCTGCATGCTCCTAACCGGAATTATGAGCCTGAATTGATGATCGAGATTGCCAATTATATATTTTATTTTGATCCGGTTAATGAAGAGGCGATGATTATTAAATGCCGTGCACTGTCAGCCCTGGGAAAACACTCGCTTGCCTTAAACACCTTCGAGAATTTTACTAAAGAGTATAAGAATATTTACGGTGAAGTATTTAAAAAGGATTTCCACGCCGTAACTTCCGATATCTAA
- a CDS encoding glycoside hydrolase family 99-like domain-containing protein — MNHIFSIFRMLLLVLLVGSLASCKKDNEDPSVEDSFLNYEIEEIPVTENYNVGAFYTFFTTFNANVKETPVLGKYTMSNVSGVPLNIMQAHLGYAVQGGIDYFVFNFRSLNRDVNNYKIDTTVIRSYLNAGPENKVKFAINYNFSSYALTDAAPLESNAQKLSQFYDDFAKMEKYFKNPNYMKVDGKALIFINDSRNLYSNDNKAIYTELRSRLRALGVELYIVGNQERWSPPARYAPARFAGCVDAVYHQSLLLNNAYAWDFFYVLPQAMDQNLKYNREYLAQHYSLEYIPNIYPGNDFKITAPTSVFPNVERKDGGAMYRKLCNVAKMNVNNKGRLVLIDSFNDWANGTQLEPAQSYTDSYLNITKQQFKR, encoded by the coding sequence ATGAACCATATATTTTCAATATTCAGGATGCTGCTGTTGGTGTTACTGGTAGGGTCACTTGCCTCCTGTAAAAAAGACAACGAGGACCCATCAGTCGAGGACTCATTTTTAAATTATGAGATCGAGGAGATACCCGTTACCGAAAACTATAACGTCGGTGCTTTCTATACTTTTTTTACAACATTCAATGCCAATGTAAAAGAAACGCCGGTGCTGGGCAAATATACGATGTCCAATGTGTCTGGCGTGCCGCTCAACATCATGCAGGCGCACCTGGGTTATGCGGTCCAGGGCGGCATCGATTATTTCGTCTTTAACTTCAGATCCTTAAACCGGGATGTTAACAATTACAAAATCGACACCACGGTGATCAGAAGTTATTTGAATGCGGGTCCCGAGAATAAAGTGAAGTTTGCCATTAATTATAACTTTTCAAGCTATGCCTTGACCGATGCTGCACCACTGGAAAGCAACGCGCAAAAACTTTCGCAGTTTTATGATGACTTCGCCAAGATGGAAAAATATTTCAAGAACCCCAATTATATGAAGGTTGACGGTAAAGCGCTGATCTTTATCAATGATTCCAGAAACCTTTATTCCAATGACAACAAAGCGATTTATACAGAATTAAGGAGCAGGTTGAGGGCTTTAGGAGTTGAACTTTACATTGTGGGTAATCAGGAAAGGTGGTCACCGCCGGCCCGATATGCGCCTGCACGTTTTGCTGGCTGCGTAGATGCCGTTTATCACCAGTCCTTACTATTGAACAATGCCTATGCATGGGACTTCTTCTATGTACTTCCACAGGCCATGGACCAGAATCTAAAATACAACCGCGAGTACCTGGCCCAACATTACTCATTGGAGTACATTCCGAATATTTACCCCGGCAATGACTTTAAGATTACGGCACCAACTTCCGTATTTCCAAATGTAGAACGAAAGGATGGTGGTGCAATGTATCGGAAGTTGTGTAACGTGGCGAAGATGAACGTGAACAACAAGGGTCGCTTAGTATTGATCGATTCATTTAACGACTGGGCGAACGGCACGCAACTGGAGCCTGCACAAAGCTATACTGATTCTTATTTGAATATCACCAAACAACAGTTTAAGCGATAG
- a CDS encoding SusD/RagB family nutrient-binding outer membrane lipoprotein, translating to MKKYIYIICLVGMILPACTKNFDDINTDPSRFENATPEAIMAGAIKRTNDAMANNNTQRWWDIAHFIIQQGNRYDVTDARGNGIWKTMYVDVLNNIQQVIRTYESNPAFNNRVQAARIWRAYVYSILVSQFGVIPITQANNVDYLQNITFNTEDEAYAIILSELKDAASKINPSGDRFTYDVLYGGNMLSWKKFGNTLRLRVALQCTRNLGEEAKKHISETMADEANLINTENETAKMNYENVINNENPYYIRFKRNTFTLPQPKMSDFIMLYFRSYKDPRMEKYYAPVPLASRYLVQDTLKNVATDSMYVVSYPIPYNGYIKAGKLPSWTSFSNSVDPLQASNINSFSEPVADVYAANRPFVILSYAEAQFLKAEAKEIGLGGSQLAEAYYYSGIDACFNRLGISTAELNAYKARDGIKWNTQGKGFSNYLGNTNADIPITNINKIWVQRWLNYYPDGAFETWNLQRRTRAMRFPPHTNPANNLLVNTAADIPHRGSYPTDLVGLNPVGYADALRKLGINGIDDTQPTTYLKFEAPYTVSDWTPTQTFYNLAYLQKWYGTTVEELKASGTTFTVLSKFK from the coding sequence ATGAAAAAGTATATATATATAATTTGTCTGGTAGGTATGATCCTGCCCGCTTGTACAAAAAACTTCGATGATATTAACACCGATCCCTCAAGATTTGAAAATGCAACACCCGAGGCGATTATGGCCGGGGCGATCAAGCGCACCAATGATGCTATGGCCAATAACAATACACAGCGCTGGTGGGATATCGCACACTTCATCATACAGCAGGGTAATCGATATGACGTAACGGATGCCCGTGGTAACGGGATATGGAAAACGATGTATGTTGATGTCTTGAATAATATTCAACAGGTCATCAGAACCTATGAGTCTAACCCTGCCTTCAACAACCGGGTGCAGGCTGCCAGAATATGGCGTGCCTACGTGTATTCTATATTGGTTTCACAGTTCGGCGTAATTCCCATCACACAGGCCAATAATGTGGACTACCTGCAAAACATCACCTTTAATACAGAGGATGAAGCTTATGCGATTATCCTGAGCGAGTTAAAGGATGCTGCATCGAAGATCAATCCCTCAGGCGACCGGTTTACTTATGATGTGCTCTATGGGGGGAATATGCTCAGCTGGAAGAAATTCGGCAACACCCTAAGATTAAGGGTTGCGCTCCAGTGCACCCGGAATTTGGGGGAGGAGGCAAAAAAACATATCAGCGAGACAATGGCTGATGAGGCGAATCTCATCAACACGGAGAATGAAACTGCCAAGATGAACTACGAAAATGTGATCAATAATGAGAACCCGTATTATATCAGGTTCAAACGGAATACATTTACACTACCTCAGCCGAAGATGAGCGATTTTATAATGCTTTACTTCCGCTCTTACAAGGATCCTCGGATGGAGAAATATTATGCTCCGGTGCCGCTGGCTAGCCGATATTTGGTTCAGGACACCTTGAAAAATGTGGCTACTGACTCCATGTATGTCGTTTCTTACCCGATACCCTATAATGGTTATATCAAAGCCGGAAAGCTGCCCTCGTGGACGAGCTTTTCCAATTCCGTAGATCCTTTGCAGGCATCCAATATCAACTCTTTTTCTGAACCGGTAGCTGATGTTTACGCTGCAAATCGTCCTTTTGTCATATTATCTTATGCGGAGGCACAATTCTTAAAGGCTGAAGCCAAAGAAATTGGATTAGGCGGAAGCCAGCTGGCGGAAGCTTATTATTATTCAGGTATCGATGCCTGCTTTAACAGGTTGGGGATCAGTACGGCCGAACTGAATGCTTATAAAGCGCGGGACGGTATCAAATGGAACACCCAGGGAAAAGGGTTTAGTAACTACCTGGGCAATACCAACGCAGATATTCCAATAACGAACATTAATAAAATTTGGGTACAACGTTGGTTGAATTATTATCCCGACGGGGCTTTTGAAACTTGGAACCTGCAGCGTCGCACACGTGCTATGCGGTTCCCGCCACACACGAACCCTGCCAATAACCTTTTAGTTAATACGGCTGCTGATATACCACATCGCGGGAGTTATCCCACCGATCTTGTGGGCTTGAATCCTGTTGGATATGCCGATGCGTTGAGAAAATTAGGCATTAACGGCATTGATGATACGCAACCGACAACCTATTTGAAATTTGAGGCGCCGTATACCGTCAGCGACTGGACGCCTACTCAAACTTTCTACAATCTGGCTTACCTCCAGAAATGGTACGGAACGACAGTTGAAGAGCTTAAAGCTTCAGGAACCACATTTACCGTTTTATCAAAATTTAAATAA
- a CDS encoding SusC/RagA family TonB-linked outer membrane protein: MKKILLVIGLVFFSVTVIVAQSNIVITGKITDENNEAVVGATISLQNGQRSTTTTVNGSYSITVANTNAVLVITSIGYKTQAIKVGANKVVDVKLVPDVATLKEVVVTGALGIQTQAKAVTYASQSVNMNSMNENRDINIVNSLAGKVAGIQVTSTGQPGSSSRVILRGESSVSGNNQPLWVVDGVPIENQMGDSFGNNLDYGNGAADLNPNDIESIEVLKGANAAALYGQRAANGAILVTTKKAKIGDKSFGVTFNQNSQVYAISEFPAYQNVYGEGTNTRLVTNNAAIFGTTGAVNMGTSNVSWGAPMLGQPFNTFSGQPHGYNPQPNNIRDLYQKSVASVTNISVNKADQSSAFRLSYTFTSGNDVIANQNLKKKHNLNFNASRKLGDKLTVESRVAYTNDDTKNRTARNLDPNSPMSAYVFMTRSADVAAFDPWKDANGRSVQRANLASAENPLWVINENQNNDKHTRLIGGVTVTGQLTKNLKVRANVAGDLDYGRSFIYREIGARLDTNGYYQNANYASQNWIYEGLMTYNKDFGKNFKFTANFGGNIQSYSYTRSTNTVEALQVQDKPTISNANAFPTSTEAPRSSQINSLLGFATLGYKDFLFLNVTGRNDWSSMLPSNARSFFYPSIGGSFLFSNFLKDNAIISFGKLRASLAIVGNSGQPYQLLNGYNSTGLFLNNPVLSYEQSLKNFNLKPERKSSKEIGVDMGFFKDKISLNVTLYQDNTTNQILTANTPYETGYTTRVLNSGEIRNRGIEVSMGGVPVRTKDFAWSVNVNFSRNINKVLSLSEGVPSRALGGQVLGVTTYAEVGQPYGVIRGSGPYMVGDKVLVSANGRVQPELNLAFGSFRPDWLGSFQTGFKYRGFDLSALTTVKWGGLIYSATYGRANGNGTTIQTLDPMFGREEWLFSRGILGENGNESSGIGLTVGGKATAYEDAERRKGGQYPNSYFVQTQNGAIVYGPDGRILPGAKNNSYVDPQLLANDMVLNNVPAITFDATSIRISELTVGYTVPPKYLARVGNSFIKSARLALIARNPFIIYNKTPRGIDPEASYSTGNQQGIDNGGSFPYRQYGFDFRVSF; encoded by the coding sequence ATGAAAAAAATTTTACTAGTCATTGGGTTAGTATTTTTTTCCGTAACTGTTATTGTAGCCCAAAGCAATATCGTTATCACGGGAAAAATTACTGACGAAAACAACGAGGCGGTAGTAGGAGCTACTATCTCCCTCCAAAACGGGCAACGGTCAACTACCACTACCGTAAACGGTAGTTATTCGATTACCGTGGCAAATACGAATGCCGTATTGGTTATTACATCGATTGGCTATAAGACCCAGGCAATCAAAGTTGGGGCCAACAAGGTAGTTGACGTCAAGTTGGTTCCTGACGTAGCAACATTGAAGGAGGTCGTGGTCACTGGTGCATTAGGCATTCAGACACAGGCTAAAGCCGTAACCTATGCTTCGCAATCGGTAAACATGAACTCCATGAACGAGAATCGCGATATCAATATCGTCAATAGCCTTGCCGGGAAAGTGGCCGGTATACAGGTGACTTCAACGGGGCAGCCAGGCAGTTCCAGTCGTGTTATACTGCGTGGAGAGAGTTCTGTATCCGGCAACAACCAGCCGCTTTGGGTCGTTGATGGTGTTCCTATCGAAAATCAGATGGGCGATTCTTTTGGCAATAACCTGGATTATGGCAATGGGGCTGCCGACCTGAACCCAAATGATATCGAGTCGATTGAGGTGCTCAAAGGCGCTAATGCTGCTGCTTTGTATGGTCAGCGGGCTGCAAACGGCGCCATCTTGGTCACGACCAAAAAAGCGAAAATAGGAGACAAAAGCTTCGGCGTGACATTTAACCAAAATAGCCAGGTATATGCGATCTCTGAGTTTCCCGCCTACCAGAATGTATACGGTGAGGGTACTAACACCCGGTTAGTCACGAACAACGCCGCCATTTTCGGCACCACGGGCGCTGTCAATATGGGCACGAGTAACGTTTCCTGGGGAGCGCCCATGTTGGGTCAGCCGTTTAACACCTTCAGCGGGCAACCTCATGGTTACAATCCTCAGCCCAACAATATCCGTGATTTATATCAGAAGTCGGTAGCCAGCGTGACGAATATTTCCGTTAACAAAGCCGACCAATCCTCTGCCTTCAGGCTTTCCTACACGTTTACGAGTGGAAACGATGTGATAGCCAATCAGAACCTTAAGAAGAAGCACAACCTCAATTTCAATGCCAGCCGCAAGCTCGGCGATAAACTGACCGTTGAGTCGCGTGTGGCGTATACAAATGATGATACAAAGAACAGGACGGCACGGAATCTTGATCCCAACAGTCCGATGTCAGCCTATGTATTTATGACCCGCAGTGCTGACGTTGCGGCGTTTGACCCCTGGAAAGATGCTAATGGCAGATCCGTGCAGCGGGCTAATCTTGCCAGCGCAGAAAACCCGCTTTGGGTGATCAATGAAAATCAGAACAACGACAAGCATACCAGGCTGATCGGAGGCGTGACCGTTACCGGCCAGTTGACCAAGAACCTAAAAGTGCGAGCCAACGTGGCGGGAGATTTGGATTACGGCCGTTCCTTTATCTACCGGGAAATTGGCGCCAGGCTCGACACTAACGGCTATTACCAAAACGCGAACTATGCCTCGCAGAACTGGATATATGAAGGCTTGATGACCTACAACAAAGATTTTGGTAAGAATTTTAAGTTCACGGCGAATTTCGGCGGCAATATTCAATCTTACTCCTATACCCGATCCACGAATACAGTCGAGGCGCTCCAGGTGCAGGATAAACCCACGATCTCCAACGCCAATGCTTTTCCTACGTCTACAGAGGCACCCAGAAGCAGCCAGATCAATTCATTATTAGGTTTCGCGACCCTTGGATACAAGGATTTCTTGTTTCTGAATGTCACCGGGCGTAATGACTGGTCGTCCATGTTGCCGAGCAATGCGCGCTCTTTCTTTTATCCCTCTATAGGCGGTAGTTTTCTTTTCTCGAATTTTCTCAAGGACAACGCGATCATCAGCTTTGGTAAATTAAGGGCGTCTCTGGCCATTGTGGGCAATTCCGGTCAGCCTTACCAGCTGCTCAATGGTTACAATAGTACAGGTCTTTTCCTGAATAATCCCGTATTGAGCTATGAGCAGTCACTGAAGAATTTCAACCTGAAGCCTGAGCGTAAATCTTCAAAGGAGATCGGCGTTGATATGGGCTTTTTTAAAGATAAAATAAGCCTCAATGTAACCCTTTATCAGGATAACACAACCAATCAGATTCTTACGGCTAACACGCCATACGAAACGGGTTACACAACACGTGTGCTGAATTCGGGAGAGATCAGAAACCGGGGAATCGAGGTATCCATGGGCGGTGTCCCGGTTAGAACAAAGGATTTTGCCTGGAGCGTAAATGTTAACTTCTCCAGGAATATCAATAAGGTATTATCCTTGTCGGAAGGTGTGCCTTCCCGGGCCTTGGGTGGCCAGGTCCTGGGTGTAACGACTTACGCCGAAGTTGGTCAGCCATATGGCGTGATCCGGGGTAGCGGACCGTACATGGTTGGCGACAAAGTGCTGGTGAGCGCCAACGGAAGGGTACAACCAGAACTTAATCTGGCTTTTGGCAGCTTCAGGCCGGATTGGCTGGGTTCTTTCCAGACCGGATTCAAGTATAGAGGTTTTGATCTTTCCGCCCTGACTACGGTCAAATGGGGAGGCCTCATCTATTCTGCTACTTATGGCCGCGCAAATGGGAATGGAACAACTATTCAAACGCTGGATCCCATGTTTGGCCGTGAAGAATGGCTGTTCTCCAGAGGTATTCTCGGGGAAAATGGTAACGAGTCAAGCGGTATTGGTTTAACTGTTGGCGGAAAAGCCACGGCTTATGAGGACGCGGAACGCCGTAAGGGAGGCCAATATCCTAATTCCTATTTTGTGCAAACGCAAAACGGAGCGATAGTTTATGGTCCGGACGGCCGCATTCTGCCGGGTGCAAAAAACAATTCGTATGTAGACCCTCAGCTTTTGGCCAACGATATGGTACTTAACAACGTTCCGGCTATTACATTTGATGCTACCTCCATCCGTATCAGTGAGTTGACAGTAGGCTACACGGTACCGCCAAAATATCTTGCACGCGTCGGGAACAGTTTCATCAAAAGTGCCAGGTTAGCGCTAATTGCCCGTAACCCCTTTATCATTTATAACAAAACGCCACGCGGAATCGATCCGGAAGCTTCTTATTCAACTGGCAACCAACAAGGAATTGATAATGGCGGCTCGTTTCCTTACCGCCAGTACGGATTTGATTTTAGAGTATCCTTTTAA
- the fucP gene encoding L-fucose:H+ symporter permease, whose product MTIKPNFTEKKFLITLVFVTSLFLFWGLAISLADVLNRHFQAVLHVSKAQSGLVQFSIFGAYFIMGIPAGLFMKRYGYKSGVLLGLTLFALGAFLFVPAANSQSFNFFRLALFIVGCGLSTLETVAHPFVASLGHQETSDQRINFAQSFNAMGTMLGPLIGSFFVFGNAGDSDVDGLASVKTLYIILGTAVALVAISFSFVKVPALIDPHAPITQGFDVEEVPVPSKKLFQHRHFVWAAIAQLFNVAAQSGTWAFFINYSHEKMGFTDKAAGTYMGIFFMGLMLVGRFTGTALMRFIAPNKLLAAFALSNILMCIVVAQSWGWPSFIALLMINFFFSIMFPTIFSLGIKNLGSQTQQASSFISMGVVGGAFFPLLMGQIADHDVAKAYYLPIICYLVIFLFAAKFSKARN is encoded by the coding sequence ATGACCATTAAACCCAATTTTACCGAAAAGAAATTTTTGATTACGCTAGTTTTTGTCACCTCCCTGTTCCTTTTCTGGGGACTTGCAATTTCCCTTGCTGATGTGCTGAACCGGCACTTTCAGGCAGTGCTTCACGTATCTAAGGCACAATCCGGACTCGTACAATTTTCCATATTTGGTGCGTATTTTATCATGGGGATTCCGGCCGGGCTGTTTATGAAAAGATATGGCTATAAAAGTGGGGTGCTTTTAGGCCTGACCTTATTCGCTTTAGGTGCCTTTCTATTTGTACCTGCTGCCAATAGCCAATCTTTTAATTTCTTCAGGCTTGCCTTATTTATTGTCGGATGCGGCTTGTCAACTCTTGAAACCGTTGCCCACCCATTTGTCGCTTCCTTGGGCCACCAGGAAACGAGCGACCAGCGAATCAATTTCGCCCAATCCTTTAACGCAATGGGTACCATGCTCGGGCCGCTTATCGGCTCGTTTTTTGTTTTTGGTAACGCAGGAGACAGCGACGTCGATGGCTTGGCATCGGTTAAAACCCTGTACATCATTTTAGGTACGGCAGTTGCTCTGGTTGCTATCTCATTCTCCTTTGTTAAAGTTCCGGCGCTGATAGATCCTCATGCACCGATTACTCAAGGATTCGATGTGGAGGAAGTTCCTGTGCCGTCAAAGAAGCTGTTTCAACATCGTCATTTTGTTTGGGCTGCCATTGCACAGCTTTTTAACGTAGCTGCACAGTCTGGTACCTGGGCTTTCTTTATAAATTACAGCCATGAAAAAATGGGATTTACTGATAAAGCAGCAGGAACCTATATGGGGATATTTTTCATGGGCTTAATGTTGGTTGGTCGTTTTACTGGCACTGCACTCATGCGTTTCATTGCACCTAACAAATTATTGGCCGCATTCGCCCTCAGCAACATTTTAATGTGTATAGTAGTTGCGCAGAGTTGGGGCTGGCCTTCCTTTATTGCCTTGCTCATGATTAATTTCTTCTTCAGTATTATGTTTCCGACCATTTTTAGTTTAGGTATCAAAAATCTGGGAAGCCAAACGCAGCAAGCTTCGTCGTTTATCTCAATGGGGGTTGTTGGCGGTGCCTTTTTTCCGCTGTTAATGGGCCAGATCGCTGATCATGATGTAGCAAAAGCCTACTATCTACCCATAATCTGCTATCTGGTTATTTTCCTGTTTGCCGCTAAATTTTCCAAAGCGCGCAATTAA